A part of Numenius arquata chromosome 2, bNumArq3.hap1.1, whole genome shotgun sequence genomic DNA contains:
- the GPR22 gene encoding G-protein coupled receptor 22: MCFSPILEVNMQSESNITVRDAIDDIDTNMYRPLSYPLSFQVSLTGFLMLEIVLGLGSNLTVLVLYCMKSNLINSVSNIITMNLHVLDVIICVGCIPLTIVILLLSLESNTALICCFHEACVSFASVSTAINVFAITLDRYDISVKPANRILTMGRAVILMTSIWIISLFSFLIPFIEVNFFSLRSASTWENKTLLCVSTNEYHTELGMYYHLLVQIPIFFFTVIVMLITYTKILQALNIRIGTRFTTGQKKKARKKKTISLTTQHETTDVSHSSAGRNVVFGVRTSVSVIIALRRAVKRHRERRERQKRVFRMSLLIISTFLLCWTPISVLNTTILCLGPSDLLVKLRLCFLVMAYGTTIFHPLLYAFTRQKFQKVLKSKMKKRVVSIVEADPMPNNAVIHNSWIEPKRNKKITFEDNEVRQKCLVPQVVTD; the protein is encoded by the coding sequence ATGTGTTTCTCCCCCATTCTGGAAGTCAACATGCAGTCTGAATCTAACATTACAGTTCGAGATGCCATTGATGACATCGACACCAACATGTACCGACCACTGTCATATCCATTAAGCTTTCAAGTTTCTCTCACCGGATTTTTGATGTTAGAAATTGTTTTGGGACTTGGCAGCAACCTCACTGTGCTGGTACTTTACTGTATGAAATCCAACTTAATCAATTCTGTCAGTAACATAATTACAATGAACCTTCATGTACTTGATGTAATAATTTGTGTGGGATGTATTCCTCTAACTATAGTTATCCTTCTGCTTTCACTGGAGAGTAACACAGCTCTCATCTGCTGCTTCCACGAGGCTTGTGTCTCTTTCGCAAGCGTTTCAACTGCAATCAACGTCTTTGCTATCACTCTGGACCGATACGACATCTCTGTAAAACCTGCCAATCGAATTCTGACCATGGGAAGGGCTGTGATATTAATGACATCAATATGGATCATTTCACTCTTTTCCTTCCTGATTCCTTTCATTGAAGTCAACTTTTTCAGCCTTCGAAGCGCAAGCACTTGGGAAAATAAGACACTTTTGTGCGTGAGTACAAATGAGTACCACACTGAGCTAGGAATGTACTACCACCTTCTCGTGCAGATTCCAatctttttcttcactgttatAGTAATGCTAATTACATACACCAAAATACTCCAGGCTCTAAATATTCGGATTGGTACAAGATTTACAAcgggacaaaagaaaaaagctagaaagAAAAAGACCATTTCTTTGACCACTCAGCATGAGACTACGGACGTGTCCCACAGCAGTGCAGGAAGAAATGTTGTCTTTGGCGTAAGGACTTCTGTGTCTGTCATAATTGCTCTACGCCGAGCCGTAAAACGGCACCGGGAGCGACGAGAACGGCAAAAGAGAGTCTTCAGAATGTCCCTCTTGATTATCTCAACATTCCTTCTCTGCTGGACACCCATCTCTGTTTTAAACACCACCATCTTATGTTTGGGCCCAAGTGACCTTTTGGTAAAGTTGCGATTATGTTTTCTAGTAATGGCATATGGAACAACTATATTTCACCCTCTACTTTATGCATTCACAAGGCAAAAGTTTCAGAAAGTTCTGAAAAGTAAGATGAAAAAGCGAGTTGTTTCAATAGTTGAAGCAGATCCTATGCCAAATAACGCTGTAATACACAACTCATGGATAGAGcctaaaaggaacaaaaagattACCTTTGAAGACAACGAAGTAAGGCAGAAATGTTTAGTACCTCAGGTTGTCACTGACTAG